In Desulfovibrio aminophilus, the genomic stretch TCTGGGCCAGGGCGGCGCGCTCGCGCTCGGCGGTGAGCTCCGGGTTCTCCAGAAGCCGCTCCACATCGGCGGCCTCGGCGAAGCTCTGGCGCAGGAAGGACTCGTTGGCCGTGTTCTCCAGCAGGCGGCGCACGAGGTAGGCCATGCCCGGGATGAGGTCGCCGTAGGGGCAGTAGAGGCGCACGCGGTGGGCCACGTTGCGCAGGCCCTTGCGCACGGGCTCGGCCATTCCGTAGAGCACCTGGAACTCGTAGCGGTCCTCGGGCACGTTCAGGACCTTGGCCATCTCCATCACGGCGGAGATGGTGCGGATGTTGTGCGAGGCGCAGGCGTAGTGGCAGATGTCGTGGTTTTCCAGGATGAAGCGGGCGACGCGCTCATAGGCCGCGTCGGTGTCGGCCTTGACGGTGTAGACCGGCACTTCCCAGCCGTTCTGCATGGCCACTACGGTTTCATAGTCCCAGTAGGCGCCCTTGACCAGGCGGATGGAGATGGGCAGCTTTTCGGCCCGGGCCCAGGCGACGAGGTCGGCCACGTCCTTGTCCGTGCTCTTGAGGTAGCACTGGAAGACGATGCCCAGGTGCGGGTAGTCGCGGTGCTCGGGGGCGGAGCGCAGGCGCTTGTACAGCTCGATGGTCATTTCCTTGTACTTGAGCTGCTCCATGTCGATGCACAGGAACCCGCCCATCTCCTTGACCAGCCGGTAGATGGGCTCCACGCGCCGGGCGATGGCCTCCACCGAGCCCTGGATGTCCGAGGGCTTGGACTGGGAGTAGAAGCAGGTGGGCTTGATGGCCACGTTGACCTTGGGCGCGTGGCCCCAGTCCAGCGGGCCGGAGGCGTCCAGGGCGTCCCACTTGTGCTGCTCCTCCTTGATGCCGCGGAGCACTTCCAGGTAGCCCGCCTGGTAGGCGTCGGCCTCGTCCTCGCTCATGGTGGCCTCGCCCAGGAGGTCGATGACGAAGGCGAAGCCGTCCTTGCGCAGCTTCTTGATGCCCTTCACGGCCTCGGCGGCCTTTTCTCCGATGATGAACTGGCGGGCCATGCCCTCGATGTTCGAACGGATGGTCTTGTGCAGGACCTTGGCCACCAGGCCGCCCGCGAAGCCGGTCTTGGACGCGCCCCATTTGAGCACGTCCGGGATCTCGCCCGCGTTCTCGCCGGTGAAGTACTCCTCGATGTGCCGGGAGAGGGAGTCGGAGGTGGTGAGGTAGGGCAGCACGTCCACGAAGCGGAACATCTGGACCTTGAAGGCCTCGTTCTTCATGGCCCAGTCCATGACCTTGCCGGTCCACCAGCCCTTGTTGAAGATGGACGGGGCCTCGCCCGCGATGCTCGTGAAGAATTCCTTGCCCCGGCTCACGATGCGGGGCTCCAGAACCTGCCTGTCGAGAGTCATGCCGTTACTCCTTGCTTGCCTCGCCGCCTTGCAGCGGCAGTTGCCGGGATTCCTTGAGCGTGGCCAGAACGATGGTGGTGCGGGTGTCGCGCACCCCGGGGATGGCTCCGAACTGCTGGAGGATGTGTTGCAGGGCCTCGGTGTCCTCGGCGCGGACCTTGACCAGGTAGGAGTCCTGGCCCGCGGTGTAGTGGACCTCGAGGACGCCCGGCACCTGGGCCAGCCGGCCGCCGGTCTCCGTTGAGCCCACGGCCTCGCTGACGTGCACCGTGGTGAAGGCCGTGAGCCGTTGCCCAAGGGACTTGGGATCGAGCAGGGCCTCGTAGCCCTGGATCACGCCCTTGCGCTCCAGCTTGCGGATGCGCTCGAGCACGGCCGAGGGGGCCATGCCCACGCGCCGGGCGATCTCCGCGTTGGACACGCGGCCGTCACCCTGAATAATCATCAAAATATTCCTATCAATTCCGTCGATCATTCTTTATTCCTCTCACAAAGAGAATATCATTCTGTTCGACTTCTTTTGTCAAGAGGCTTTCGGTTTTGCCTTTTCAGCTTGGATGGAATAATATCAAGCGTTGACGCGCCACCCCCAACTCCCGACACGGACGCCCATGAACGAGTCAGCGGCCCTGCGCATCGACTACGCCCCCCTGGCCCCGGACGGCCTGGCCTTGTCCTTCGCGGGCAGGCTGGACTCCCAGGCCTTGGGCCGCGTCTGGGACGAGATCCTCGCCAGGGCCGGGCAGGCGGGCGTGCGGCGCGTGCTGGCCGACCTCTCCGGAGTGGAGGCGCTGGACGGCGCGGGCATCGCCCTGCTGCTGCGCCTGCGCCTGGACAAGGAGGCCCAGGGCGGCGGCCTGGAGCTGCGCGGCCTGCCCGAACGCTATGAACGGCTCCTGGGCCTGTTCGACGCCTCCCGGCTGCGCCAGGGCGAGGGCCAGGCCAAATCCCAGCCGGGACTGGTGGAGCGGGCCGGACTGGCCGGAATGCGCTTCCTCGACGACCTGCGGCAGATGGTCGCCTTCGTGGGCGAATGCACCCTGGCCCTGGGCTACGCCCTGCGCCACCCGCGCCGCGTGCGCTGGCAGGACATGCTGCTCACCTGCGAGCGGGCCGGGGCCGAGAGCCTGCCCATCATCCTGCTCATCGGCTTCCTCATGGGCCTGATCATGGCCTTCCAGTCGGCCATGAGCCTGGAGCGCTTCGGGGCCCAGATCTTCGTGCCCAACATGCTCGGGCTGGTCATGTTCCGGGAGCTGGGCGGGCTGGTCACGGCCATCCTCCTGGCCGGGCGCTCGGGCTCGTCCTTCGCCGCCGAGATCGGGACCATGAAGGTCAACGAGGAGGTCAACGCCCTGGTGACCATGGGCCTGGACCCGGTGCGCTTCCTGGTGGCTCCCAAGGTCCTGGCGGCCGTGGCCATGATGCCGCTGATGATCCTCTTCTTCAATTTCGCCAGCCTGGTGGGCGGAGCCGTGGTCATGCTCTCCCTGGAGTTCCCCCTGGCCACCTACACCTCGCGGGTCTTCGCCAACCTGGGCATGGTCGATTTCCTCGGCGGACTGTTCAAGGGCCTGATCTTCAGCCTGCTGGTGGCCGGGGTGGGCTGCCTGCGCGGGCTGAACACCGGCGCGGGAGCCGGGGCCGTGGGCCAGTCCACCACCAGCGCGGTGGTCTCGGGCATCATCCTCATCGCCGTGGCCGACGGCATCTTCGCCGTATCCTTCTATTACCTGGGAATATGAGGAAGACCGTGGCGGCCGATCCCCTGGACATCGTCATCAGCGTGCGCGGCATGACCTGCGCCTATGGCGAGCGGGTCATCGTGCGCGACATCTCCTTCGACGTGCGCCGGGGCGAGATCTTCGTCATCCTGGGCGGGTCGGGCTGCGGCAAGAGCACGGTGCTCAAGCACCTCATCGGGCTCTACCGCCCGGCGGCCGGAACCGTGTCCTACCACTTCCCGGAGTCGGCGCGGCCCCTGCGCATGGACCTCAAGGACGAAAGCGACCGCGAGGCCATCCTGCGGCGCATCGGGGTCATGTACCAGGGCGGGGCGCTGTTCGGCTCCATGACCCTGCTGGAGAACGTGCGCCTGCCCCTGGAGGAGTTCACGGACCTGCCGCCATCGGCGCGGGACTTCGTGGCCCGCATGAAGCTCTCCCTGGTGGGCCTGGAGGAATTCCGCGACCACCTGCCCTCGGAGCTCTCCGGCGGCATGCAGAAGCGCGCGGCCATCGCCCGGGCCATGGCCCTGGACCCGGAGGTGCTCTTCCTGGACGAGCCCTCGGCCGGACTCGACCCCATCACCTCCGCCGGGCTGGACGAGCTGATCCAGGGCCTCTCGCGCGCCCTGGGCATGACCTTCGTGGTCGTCTCCCACGAGCTGCCGAGCATCTTCGCCATCGCGGACACGGCCATCATGCTGGACAAGGCCGCCCAGGGCATCGTGGCCCAGGGCAAACCCGCCGATCTCCGGGATTCCTCGGACAACCCACTGGTGCGCCGCTTCTTCCACCGCGAGACGGCCGGCGCGGAGGCTCCATGAGCACACGGCCGAACACCTTCAAACTCGGGCTCTTCCTCATCGTGGGCAGCGCCCTGTTCGTGATCATGGTGGTGGTCCTGGGCGCCGGGCGCTTCTTCAAGAAGACCTACCACCTGGAGACCTACATCAACGAGTCGGTCAACGGCCTGGAGATCGGCTCCCCGGTGAAGTACCGGGGCGTGCAGATCGGCCGGGTAAGCCACATCGGCTTCGCGGCCGACAAGTACTCCGGCTTCTTCGGCAGCAAATACCGTTACGTGCTCGTGGAGTGCGAGGTGGACGCGAACTACTTCCACAACATCCCGGACGAGGAGCTGGCCCAGGGCATCAAGGCCGAGATCGAACGGGGCATGCGCGTGCGCCCCGTGTCCCAGGGCCTCACCGGCCAGCTCTACCTGGGCATCGACTACCTCGACCCGGCCGCCAATCCGCCCCTGGAAATCAACTGGGAGCCCCAGTACCTCTACGTGCCCTCGGCTCCGAGCACCCTCTCCAAGGTGGAGGAGGCCGTCTCGCGCATCAGCGACACCTTGAGCGCGCTGAACAAGCAGGACCTGGAGGCCATCATCCGGGACGTGAAGACCATCACGGCCAGCCTCTCCCAGTTCATGCAGGGCGGCGACAAGCAGGGCATCGGCAAGCTCCTGTCCTCCAACCTGGAGGATCTGGGCAAGGCCATCGACCGCATCAACCAGCTGCTCAGCCGCCGCGAGTTCGACACCCTGATCACCAGCGCGGCCAACGCGGCCAAGGGCGTGGACCGCATCGTGTCCTCGGCCGGGGACGACGTGCTGACCATCGCCGCCTCCATGCGCGACGCCTCGGAGAGCATCAAGGCCGCCAGCGCCCAGATCGAGAAGACCCTGGCCAGCCCGGAGATGAAGGCCAACCTGGCCGGGCTGGGCACGACCCTGAAGAACGTCAACGCCTCGGCCGGAGACATGCGCGCGGCCGCCGCCAGGCTGCACGCCCTGCTCGGCCGGGTGAACGCCCTGGTGGCCGGGCAGCAGTCCA encodes the following:
- a CDS encoding ABC transporter ATP-binding protein, whose product is MRKTVAADPLDIVISVRGMTCAYGERVIVRDISFDVRRGEIFVILGGSGCGKSTVLKHLIGLYRPAAGTVSYHFPESARPLRMDLKDESDREAILRRIGVMYQGGALFGSMTLLENVRLPLEEFTDLPPSARDFVARMKLSLVGLEEFRDHLPSELSGGMQKRAAIARAMALDPEVLFLDEPSAGLDPITSAGLDELIQGLSRALGMTFVVVSHELPSIFAIADTAIMLDKAAQGIVAQGKPADLRDSSDNPLVRRFFHRETAGAEAP
- a CDS encoding ABC transporter permease; protein product: MNESAALRIDYAPLAPDGLALSFAGRLDSQALGRVWDEILARAGQAGVRRVLADLSGVEALDGAGIALLLRLRLDKEAQGGGLELRGLPERYERLLGLFDASRLRQGEGQAKSQPGLVERAGLAGMRFLDDLRQMVAFVGECTLALGYALRHPRRVRWQDMLLTCERAGAESLPIILLIGFLMGLIMAFQSAMSLERFGAQIFVPNMLGLVMFRELGGLVTAILLAGRSGSSFAAEIGTMKVNEEVNALVTMGLDPVRFLVAPKVLAAVAMMPLMILFFNFASLVGGAVVMLSLEFPLATYTSRVFANLGMVDFLGGLFKGLIFSLLVAGVGCLRGLNTGAGAGAVGQSTTSAVVSGIILIAVADGIFAVSFYYLGI
- a CDS encoding Lrp/AsnC family transcriptional regulator, translated to MIDGIDRNILMIIQGDGRVSNAEIARRVGMAPSAVLERIRKLERKGVIQGYEALLDPKSLGQRLTAFTTVHVSEAVGSTETGGRLAQVPGVLEVHYTAGQDSYLVKVRAEDTEALQHILQQFGAIPGVRDTRTTIVLATLKESRQLPLQGGEASKE
- a CDS encoding MlaD family protein — its product is MSTRPNTFKLGLFLIVGSALFVIMVVVLGAGRFFKKTYHLETYINESVNGLEIGSPVKYRGVQIGRVSHIGFAADKYSGFFGSKYRYVLVECEVDANYFHNIPDEELAQGIKAEIERGMRVRPVSQGLTGQLYLGIDYLDPAANPPLEINWEPQYLYVPSAPSTLSKVEEAVSRISDTLSALNKQDLEAIIRDVKTITASLSQFMQGGDKQGIGKLLSSNLEDLGKAIDRINQLLSRREFDTLITSAANAAKGVDRIVSSAGDDVLTIAASMRDASESIKAASAQIEKTLASPEMKANLAGLGTTLKNVNASAGDMRAAAARLHALLGRVNALVAGQQSNIEDIVEDTRRLMENMRELSNEAKRYPSGMIFGDPPAKVNPEKQP